A stretch of DNA from Juglans microcarpa x Juglans regia isolate MS1-56 chromosome 5D, Jm3101_v1.0, whole genome shotgun sequence:
CGAGGAATAAGGCAGGTGATCCTATATCACCTTACTTTTTTATTCTATGTGCTGAGGCTCTAAGTTCACTACTTACAAATGCAGAAAAGACTGGTGCAATCAAAGGAGTTCCAATTGCAAGAGGCAAGCTTCAcataaatcacattttatttgtGATGACAGTTTACTATTTTGCAGAGCAAACTCTCTTGAATGGAGCAGattaactcacctcttatctatCTATGAAAATGCATCTGGTCAGAGGCTTAATAAGGAGAAGACTTATATCCAATTCAGTAGGAACACTCCTAGAGAAACTCAAGCTATTATCTTGAGAATTGCTGGTGTTAGATCCAACAAATCTTATGAGCAATACCTAGGATTGCCAACCTTGGTTGAAAGAGCTCGATCAAAGGCCTTTGGAAGCAAATTGGATAGAGTTAGACAAAGAATCATCAATTTTAAAGTCAAGACACTCTCCCAGGCTAGAAAAGAAATCCTCCTTCAAGCAATCATACAAGCATTGCCAACCTATTGTATGGGAGTATTCAAGCTTCCTTGCAACCTTATCAGAGAGATAAACAAGGTTATGAAGGAATTTTGGTGGGGATAGCatgaaaaggagaggaaatTACATTAGATTCCTTAGAATACTATGGGAAAGTCTAAGGGAGTGGGTAGTCTAGGATTCAGGGAGTTGGAAAGTTTTAACTTGGCTATGTTAGCCAAGCAAGGGGGGAGATTGATCCAATCCCCTCACTCTTTAGCATCTCAAGTCCTAGAGCAGATATTTCCCTAAGGATCAATTTTTTCAGGCTAAACTTGGCAGCAGGCCATCTTATATTTGGAGGAGCATTCTTGCAACTCAGTCTCTATTAATGAAGGGCACCATGTAGAGGATAGGTAATGGGGAGAATGTTCAAATCTGGAAGGATAAGTGGATTCCAAAACCCACttcttttcaaattcaaacagCGGTATCAGGTTTGGATGAAAATGCTAAAGTTTAGGAGCTTATTGATCCTGATACTAATTTCTGGAGGACTTCATTGATTGCAAAAAGATTTTCTGAAGAGGAAGCTGAGCTCATCATGAAGATCCCTATAAGTTGCACGAATAGACCTGATAAACTAATATGGACAGGTACTTCAAATGGTCAATTCACTATGAGGAATGAATACCATTTTCATAAAGAGCTTCAAGAACAAGTTAAAGGTCAACCTTCTTGCCCCGTGTTTCGAAGCATAGTGTGGACTGATATATGGAAGCTGAACATATCCCCAGCAGATAGAGTGTTTCTATGGAGAGCTTGTCAGGATGGTTTGCCCACAAATTAGAATCTATTTAAGAGGAAGGTGTTGGATCAACCAAACTGTCCCATTTGCTATGAGAGAGAGGAATCAATGCTACATGCTCTGTGGTCTTGTCCTGCTACCCAAGATGTTTGGTGTCAATGCTCTAAACATCTACAAAAAAGGGTTTGTTGGCAGAAGTCTTTTTTAGAGCTATTCTCAAGCTTATGTGTTGactttgaaaaagtagtggagGAAGTAGCAATAGTGGCTCGGAGAATTTGGCAAAGAAGGAATACTTTTTGTGTTTCAAAGTGATTTCAAACATCCAAATGAAGTGTTTCATCAATCGATCAAAGCTTTACAACAACTAAAGGAGAGTAAGGCTAAAAGATCTAGCAATCATGCCCCTACTAGTAATGTTGTTCAGAAATGGGAACCTCCTCCCTTAGAGTACTTCAAGATCAATTGGGACATTGTCATAGATAAGAACCAAGGATGCATTGGAATTGGTATTATAGTAAGGAACTGGGAAGCTAAAGTTATAGCTACTATGAGGAAGAAAAGATCCTTCTTTCTTGATCCCCAATTGGCAGAAGCAAATGGTGCTCTTCAAGCAATCTTGTTTGGATTGGAACTGGGACTCAGTAATATCATCTTGGAGGGTGAGTCATTGCAAGTTATTCAAGCTATCTCTGAGGATGAGGAGAGTTTGACCAGCACAGGATTGCTTATAGGGGACATCAAGTCTAagttactttgttttgaaagaTTGTCGTCAAACCATGTCAAAAGATAAGCAAATTTAGTTACTCATAATTTAGCTAAagctgctcttttttttttttattattattattatttatgatacATGGAGAGGGGGGATTCGATCCTTGATTCTCTTAGTGAGAAACCAAGTTGTTGCCAATTGATCTTCTTGCATCTAATGTATTGTTGATTTGGAGAATTTTCCACCATGTATTCTTTCCTTGCTTTAAAGGAATTGAGAAATAAAACTATCTtcctctaaaataaaataaaataaaataaaaaaaacttaagacATCAATATTTAGTTTTCTGGTAATAATCTTCCTTCAGAAAAAGAAACTTGAATTtgcatcattttataaaattaacatctTTATTTTAATAGCATTCCCTAGTACATGACTAGTGATATTAAAGTAATTTTCACAACagtatatattatcaattattttcAGACAAATGATTGAAGTAGTCCTTATGGCTCAGGCAATTACCAATAGATATATCCTCGTGCTTTCAGTTCTATCTTGTATACTTAAAGAAGCTATTTTCTTTAGCAGTCGGGCAACTTCTTACCTCCCTGTTTTCAAGAAACAGAGGAAGACGTTgccatagaaaaaaaaaaatcacgggAAAATCATGGTTCAGGGGACCTCGACCAACGCCAATAGAAGACGGGCAGGCTGCTGCTAATCAACTCCAAACATTAGAATTCGGAATGGCAATTAAATAATTGCTCTTTAGATCTATCGGGCTCAAgaagaataatgataaatgAACTATTATATAATTGATTTCGGAGAAGTCATGGATCTACCATTCACGCCCAACTCAGTGATCATGAAATAAATAGAGCAATACAGGCACCAAAGACAGTCATAGCAAAATTAAGTTTTTCCCACCAAATTGGTTGTCTTAAATGTATACTTGTGATCCCCATTTGAACACGATACGTTTAAGATCCACAGCAAGCTGATTTTTGGGCAGCTTGAGCAGCCCCTGCTGAGGCGTCTGGTTGGTTAATCTTAATTGTCTGTGGCTGAAAAGATACCAACAAAGAAAACTCAGTTAGATAAAATTACGAGAGGGTCAGTTCAACTGGGCAAGTATTTAAGGCTTGCAGAGTTTTGCTACTTGTGAACCTGGTGTGTCAACATACCACTTGTTGCCAGACCCATTGTAATTACAAAAAAGTTAGATtaccaatattttttcatcattgtgACCCAGATCAGTGGTGTGTTGTATATGTCAAAAATTAGGTGTCAATTGTTCCCAGAAACACAGATAATCCCACATATTCCTCTCTCTACCCATTAAAAACTCTCAGCagctctcctccctccctcactCCCACTCCTCCCCTTCCCTCATtcccctccctcctccctccctTTCTCCCACAAggtaaatatgttgttttcttatcattttctttcctttttctctttggAAGGTTGGCACCAGATCTACTTCTTCTGGCTTCCCCACTGATGCATGCGCCTCACCATTGCAATGGCAAGCCATCAATCACCACATCCGGCATCCATTCTACAATTTCCACCTGTATGTGAACCACATGTGCCATCTCAAGCAAGCCCGTGTCCCACCCATGGCCACCCAATATAATCCAGGCTCACTCCACAACCAATCTTACTTATTTCCTTAGTCTTGAGAGTTCACAAGCTCCCTGACCCAAAGCTGATGCAGTAAAGCTATCAAACTACCATCTCACAGCAATTTGCAGTAGTGTGCTCCTCTACAGTGGTTTCTTGACGCAACAAACAAACTAAAGTAACCCATAAAACATTATGAAGCGTTTCAGCAACCACCTCAATGGTGGCCCCTTTCTTAACATCTTGGCCAAGAAAATATGGGATCCGACAGAGCCAATAAATTATTTCTATCCTTGTTCTTATTAATACctagtttttctaaaaatataaaaaaaagaaaaccttggCCACGCAAAGAAAACACATTtacaaataatctatttttcatcatttgagACTTCAAAGTTTGAATTATACCTCAGCCCTTGAGTCAGTATCAGCCAGTCTTTGCTTAATATCCCTAGCTATTGAAAAGAAAACCTCTTCCACGTTCAAATTTGTCTTTGCACTCTGTCAATCACGAGCTTTTCAGCacaaaaagaatgaagaaacaAAAGACAACAACAACTATTTCTGTAAGTTTAACATAAGCAACAAATGTTACTCACCGTCTCAAAGAACTTGATGCCATATTCATCAGCGAGAGCTTGGCCCTTTGAAGTAGGAACAGCCTGGAAATAAGGTCTATGTCAAGTGAACATCGATAACAGTCAGGGAAAACTAAAACacagagaaacagagagagggCGGACCCTTTTGCTTTCATCCATGTCAGCCTTGTTACCAATCAGTATCTTGTTGACATTGTCAGAAGCATGCTGTTCAATGTTACGAATCCAATTCCTAATGTCTGAATGTGAAAAGAAAtcatttgaataataatttacaaTCAGGACATTAAAGTATCCACCATTGATTGAGCAAAGGAAGCTCCTCAGATCCACTACTGTATAAAATTCAATGGAAAGGAATCTATACAATTTAAGAAATTCAGTACAGCAGAAGGGTCATCAATATAATCACGGCATTCTAAACTTCAGATAATAATGGTGAAGAAAGACATTACTGTTAAAAGATGACTCGTCAGTGACATCATAAACTAGCAAAATACCCATGGCTCCGCGATAGTAAGCTGCAGAACATAAGAATAGTCAGTCAGGCTTCTGACACTTAAATCATGAAATCTATTACTTGgaactaagttaaaaaaattaattatcaatTACAGACAAAGCTCAAGTTATTTATGTCCAGGCGAGTATTATCTTTGAACAAATGATACCGCAAAAAATGAAAACGCTACGATATCTAAGCAAACACGGCTCCAAATACAATTGAGCAAATTCACATACACTCGCCCCTCAACAATACTACCATATTATAAGGCTCAAGTACTTTACAGTATATCCACATAACAGTATAAGCCTTGAGATCATTCTTTAGAGGACATGGCAATTACAAAGTAAGCCTATTGCTGAAAAGTTGAGTTAACCATTACAACTCCAATTTGATAGATAATTCAAACACCATAGGCTCCTATTAGACATAGCATAACACTCTTTGATTGCTCTACAAAAACAGATTGTTTGTATACATATGAAAATAACCACAATGTGAGCTTTGAAAATCACTGTTTTGCCAACTTAGATTTATAAACTCAACTCTTTCAAAACTTTTGACAACCCCaaaaaattccaatacaaaactGCACTACCCATAATGTGGTAAAGACCATAAAATAGAATAAGAGTGCATTTACAATCCTATTCAATATCACTTTTAAGGCTGGAGACTAACCAGTCGTAATCGTTCGAAAACGCTCTTGACCAGCAGTATCCCAAATTTGAAGTTTAATTCGTTTTCCATCAAGCTCTATTGTCCTTATCTTAAAATCAATTCTGTCAAATAAAATCCAACCAAGTGTCATCAGAAGCTAattacattgaaaaaaaaaaaaaaaaaaaacttcctaaACAGATAGGATTGGAAAACACTTACCCAATTGTTGTAATAAAACTGGTAGTAAATGATCCATCCGAGAAACGCAAAAGAAGGCAACTCTTACCCACACCTGCCACATCACACAAGGAGGTACACTATAAGTTAATACAAGGATACTTGTGAGGAGCAAAGattcaaattaatatttgtcGGTTCTCATGCAGCAGTCATCAGAGTTGGTCACAGTGTTGGTTAAGTTGCATAAAAGCCGCCTAAAGCCTAGGCACAAAGTGCAAAGAGTATCTGATTGAATAAAAGCgcacatttttaattaat
This window harbors:
- the LOC121266406 gene encoding ras-related protein RABE1c-like encodes the protein MAAPPARARADYDYLIKLLLIGDSGVGKSCLLLRFSDGSFTTSFITTIGIDFKIRTIELDGKRIKLQIWDTAGQERFRTITTAYYRGAMGILLVYDVTDESSFNNIRNWIRNIEQHASDNVNKILIGNKADMDESKRAVPTSKGQALADEYGIKFFETSAKTNLNVEEVFFSIARDIKQRLADTDSRAEPQTIKINQPDASAGAAQAAQKSACCGS